In Nocardioides sp., the following proteins share a genomic window:
- a CDS encoding YbaK/EbsC family protein → MTLPSVGTLRSLPALEHPSLLAPPVASALAGWPGADGIAAVEIDPAVADTAAMNQAYDLSPLLGANCVLVSGKRDGEERIAACLVRADTRADVNNLVKRTLDVRKCSFLPMERAVEESGMEYGGITPVGLPSGWRVLIDSRVLEIPTAIIGSGVRRSKLIVPGALFASLPGAEVLEGLGQ, encoded by the coding sequence ATGACGCTGCCGTCGGTCGGGACACTCCGCTCTCTGCCTGCTCTTGAGCACCCTTCCTTGCTCGCGCCTCCCGTCGCGTCGGCACTGGCCGGATGGCCGGGCGCCGACGGCATCGCGGCCGTCGAGATCGATCCCGCGGTCGCGGACACCGCCGCGATGAACCAGGCGTACGACCTCTCGCCGCTGCTGGGGGCCAACTGCGTGCTGGTCTCGGGCAAGCGCGACGGCGAGGAGCGGATCGCGGCCTGCCTGGTGCGCGCCGACACGCGCGCGGACGTCAACAACCTGGTCAAGCGGACCCTCGACGTACGCAAGTGTTCGTTCCTGCCGATGGAGCGCGCGGTGGAGGAGTCTGGGATGGAGTACGGCGGGATCACTCCCGTCGGACTGCCGTCCGGCTGGCGGGTCCTGATCGACTCGCGGGTGCTGGAGATCCCGACCGCGATCATCGGGTCGGGCGTACGCCGTTCGAAGTTGATCGTGCCGGGTGCGTTGTTCGCGTCGCTGCCGGGCGCGGAGGTGCTGGAGGGTCTCGGGCAGTGA
- a CDS encoding class I SAM-dependent methyltransferase: MTDTIRAHYDAIASGYDGRTATDWTSNDHLIHVLRDQAVSADNVLDLGGGTGQTTRAVRTVLPDAKVTLVELSPGMAQVARDAFAREEGVRIEVADLDAWLSSTEETYDLIVSAGVLEMAPDLTATLTRIAERVAPGGRVVLTCETRIHGYAPQQAADEVITPPSGPIRVHRPEPYDFEATLRREGLHIDVSRLFVAFHRDHSEPVIYHLVSAVSSD; this comes from the coding sequence ATGACCGACACCATCCGCGCGCACTACGACGCGATCGCGTCGGGGTACGACGGGCGCACCGCCACCGACTGGACCAGCAACGACCACCTGATCCACGTCCTGCGCGACCAAGCCGTCAGCGCCGACAACGTGCTCGACCTCGGCGGGGGCACCGGGCAGACGACGCGAGCCGTACGCACGGTGCTGCCCGACGCGAAGGTCACACTGGTCGAGCTCTCGCCAGGCATGGCCCAGGTGGCCAGGGACGCTTTCGCGCGCGAGGAGGGCGTCCGCATCGAGGTCGCCGACCTGGACGCGTGGCTGAGCAGCACCGAGGAGACGTACGACCTGATCGTCTCGGCCGGGGTCCTGGAGATGGCACCCGACCTCACCGCCACGCTGACGCGGATCGCCGAGCGGGTGGCACCCGGTGGGCGGGTCGTCCTCACCTGCGAGACCCGGATCCACGGGTACGCACCACAACAGGCCGCCGACGAGGTGATCACCCCACCGTCCGGACCGATCAGGGTGCATCGCCCCGAGCCGTACGACTTCGAGGCCACGTTGCGCCGTGAGGGGCTGCACATCGACGTGTCACGACTCTTCGTCGCCTTCCATCGAGACCACTCCGAGCCGGTGATCTACCACCTGGTGAGCGCGGTCAGCAGCGACTGA
- a CDS encoding LCP family protein, which translates to MRARIVRRLVLAVMLGVAVLSLPDSTQAPTDVELVRIRAAQSVGASDRVVWILAVGSDARPGQPMNRSHGDALQLVGINPRTRAATAIGVPRDSWVTIPGHGRNKINSALVFGGPKAMAAAVSRLIGITPDYVFVSRFEFFEQMVDDIGGISVQNPRTFSDPYLRKRGFRQGRIRLNGFEAMAFSRIRKSLPRGDFDRSANQQRTLRGIHRRIHSNAKRPGFIDRGVLTVLQHTSTNLRPGELFRLAQLVAQVEPGKITTCVIGGGVGWVGPQSVVFPDVLQARRLGRDARRDARISRC; encoded by the coding sequence ATGAGAGCGCGGATCGTACGACGCTTGGTGCTCGCCGTGATGTTGGGCGTGGCGGTGCTCAGCCTGCCCGACTCGACCCAGGCGCCGACGGACGTCGAACTCGTGAGGATCCGCGCGGCCCAGAGCGTCGGCGCGAGTGATCGGGTGGTGTGGATCCTGGCGGTCGGTTCCGACGCGCGTCCGGGCCAGCCGATGAACCGCTCGCACGGCGACGCGTTGCAACTGGTCGGGATCAACCCCCGCACTCGGGCCGCGACCGCGATCGGAGTGCCGCGGGACTCGTGGGTCACGATTCCCGGGCACGGTCGCAACAAGATCAACTCGGCGTTGGTGTTCGGCGGCCCGAAGGCGATGGCAGCCGCGGTGTCGCGACTGATCGGGATCACCCCCGACTATGTCTTCGTGTCGCGTTTTGAGTTCTTCGAGCAGATGGTGGACGACATCGGGGGGATCTCGGTGCAGAACCCGCGTACGTTCTCCGATCCGTACCTGCGCAAGCGCGGCTTCCGGCAAGGGCGAATCCGGCTCAACGGGTTCGAGGCGATGGCGTTCTCCCGGATCCGCAAGTCGCTGCCCCGCGGTGACTTCGACCGCTCGGCCAACCAACAGCGCACGCTGCGCGGCATCCACAGGCGGATCCACTCGAACGCGAAGCGCCCCGGCTTCATTGATCGAGGTGTGCTTACGGTGCTGCAGCACACCTCGACGAACCTGCGACCCGGCGAACTCTTCCGGCTCGCCCAACTGGTGGCACAGGTGGAGCCGGGCAAGATCACCACATGTGTGATCGGCGGTGGCGTCGGGTGGGTAGGCCCGCAGTCGGTGGTGTTCCCAGACGTACTCCAGGCCAGACGACTCGGTCGTGACGCCCGTCGCGACGCGCGGATCAGTCGCTGCTGA
- a CDS encoding multifunctional oxoglutarate decarboxylase/oxoglutarate dehydrogenase thiamine pyrophosphate-binding subunit/dihydrolipoyllysine-residue succinyltransferase subunit — protein MPQPSAQSGSHASVQPSNDLGANEWLVEEMRESYQADPSSVSEEWAAYFGANGASADSSSGDGSASSARAAEKSQSASAPAQESRKTPQSAEKQPSAKQEQPPAQKGEAKSTPPSVARPRPDTAAAEPAKGTSTPVAKDATKAAPAEAGDEPSYTVLRGAPARTATNMESSLTVPTATSVRSVPVKLLWDNRTVINNHLARARGGKVSFTHLIGYALVKAMKSMPEMNNSYAEVDGKPNLVTPAHINLGLAIDIKKGDQRQLLVPSIKAAETMDFAGFWTAYENIVVKARDNKLTVADFQGTTFSLTNVGGLGTVHSVPRLMPGQSAIIGVGAMDYAPEWQGASEETVARNAISRVMSITSTYDHRVIQGAQSGEFLRRVHQLLLGADGFYDEIFASLRIPYEPIKWAQDISTSHDDEISKQARVQELIHAYRVRGHLMADTDPLEYRQRSHPDLEVESHGLTLWDLDREFATGSFGGERRFMKMRSILGILRDSYCRTIGIEYMHIMDPEQRRWIQERVEKPHVKVPREEQLRILLKLNQAEAFETFLQTKFVGQKRFSLEGGETTIALVDDICEKAAGAGLEEVAIGMAHRGRLNVLANIVGKSYSQIFREFEGNIDPRTVQGSGDVKYHLGAEGEYVSEFGDRINVSVAANPSHLEAVDPVLEGIARAKQDVLNKGSEYPVLPLLIHGDAAFAGQGVVAETLNLSQLRGYRTGGTIHVVVNNQVGFTTSPGSSRSSLYCTDVARMVQAPIFHVNGDDPEACVRVAALAFEFRQAFNKDVVIDLVCYRRRGHNEGDDPSYTQPLMYDLIEQKRSVRKLYTESLIGRGDITIEEAETVLRDYQQQLERVFTEVREANTQPSSWTTVPDYPEKLGGDTTTAVAPEVLKRISDAYTSPPEGFTVHPKVMPQLQRRAASITDGPIDWGTGEILALGSLLMEGRPVRLAGQDSRRGTFVQRFATIIDRVNADEWTPLANLSEDQAKFFVYDSLLSEYAALGFEYGYSVARPDALVLWEAQFGDFVNGAQTIIDEFITSGETKWRQQSGVVMLLPHGYEGQGPDHSSARIERFMTMCADDAFVVAQPSTPASHFHLLRRHSLGEEHKPLIIFTPKSMLKRKEAASQPSDFTEGEFRPVIGDGVADPAEVEVLLLCSGRITWDLMVERGKREDGGKFAVARVEQLYPWPLEELKAELGRYPNLKQIRWVQDEPFNMGPWPNYAVNVWPALDVEVEGITRAASSSPSVGTLKRHTEEQKDLLARAFAATADETRDDY, from the coding sequence GTGCCGCAGCCCTCTGCCCAGTCCGGCAGTCACGCATCCGTCCAGCCGTCCAACGACCTCGGAGCCAACGAATGGCTCGTGGAGGAGATGCGGGAGAGCTATCAAGCAGATCCCAGCAGCGTGAGTGAGGAGTGGGCCGCGTACTTCGGCGCCAACGGCGCGAGTGCCGACTCCTCGTCCGGTGACGGCTCCGCCTCCAGTGCGCGCGCTGCGGAGAAGTCGCAATCGGCGTCCGCACCGGCCCAGGAGTCGCGGAAGACCCCGCAGTCGGCCGAGAAACAGCCTTCGGCCAAGCAGGAGCAGCCCCCGGCACAGAAGGGTGAGGCGAAGTCCACTCCCCCGTCCGTGGCGCGACCGCGCCCCGACACCGCTGCTGCGGAGCCGGCGAAGGGCACCAGCACCCCCGTGGCGAAGGACGCCACGAAGGCGGCTCCGGCCGAGGCCGGCGACGAGCCGAGTTACACCGTGCTGCGCGGTGCCCCCGCGCGTACGGCCACCAACATGGAGTCCTCGTTGACCGTCCCGACCGCGACCTCGGTCCGCTCGGTGCCGGTCAAGTTGTTGTGGGACAACCGCACCGTCATCAACAACCACCTCGCCCGAGCACGAGGCGGCAAGGTCTCCTTCACGCACCTGATCGGCTACGCGCTGGTCAAGGCGATGAAGTCGATGCCGGAGATGAACAACTCCTACGCCGAGGTCGACGGCAAGCCCAACCTCGTCACCCCGGCCCACATCAACCTCGGCCTGGCCATCGACATCAAGAAGGGCGACCAGCGCCAACTTCTGGTGCCCTCGATCAAGGCCGCCGAGACGATGGACTTCGCGGGCTTTTGGACCGCGTACGAGAACATCGTGGTCAAGGCGCGCGACAACAAGCTCACGGTTGCCGACTTCCAGGGCACGACCTTCTCCCTGACCAACGTCGGCGGCTTGGGCACGGTGCACTCGGTGCCACGGTTGATGCCCGGCCAGAGCGCGATCATCGGCGTCGGGGCGATGGACTACGCCCCCGAATGGCAAGGCGCCTCCGAGGAAACCGTCGCACGCAACGCCATCAGCCGGGTCATGTCGATCACCTCGACCTACGACCACCGCGTCATCCAGGGTGCCCAGTCCGGAGAGTTCCTGCGCCGCGTACACCAGTTGCTGCTCGGTGCGGACGGCTTCTACGACGAGATCTTCGCCAGCCTGAGAATCCCGTACGAGCCCATCAAGTGGGCTCAGGACATCTCCACCAGCCACGACGACGAGATCAGCAAGCAGGCTCGCGTCCAGGAGCTCATCCACGCCTATCGCGTGCGTGGGCACCTGATGGCCGACACCGACCCGCTCGAATACCGCCAGCGCAGCCACCCCGACCTCGAGGTCGAGTCGCACGGACTGACGCTGTGGGACCTCGACCGCGAGTTCGCCACCGGATCATTCGGCGGCGAACGGCGCTTCATGAAGATGCGCTCGATCCTGGGCATCCTGCGCGACTCCTACTGCCGCACCATCGGCATCGAGTACATGCACATCATGGATCCCGAGCAGCGTCGCTGGATCCAGGAGCGGGTCGAGAAGCCGCACGTGAAGGTGCCCCGAGAGGAGCAGTTGCGGATCCTGCTCAAGCTCAACCAGGCCGAGGCTTTCGAGACGTTCCTGCAGACCAAGTTCGTCGGCCAGAAGCGGTTCTCACTCGAAGGCGGCGAGACCACCATCGCATTGGTGGACGACATCTGCGAGAAGGCCGCCGGCGCCGGTCTCGAAGAGGTCGCGATCGGCATGGCGCACCGTGGCCGCCTCAACGTGCTGGCCAACATCGTGGGCAAGAGCTATTCACAGATCTTCCGCGAGTTCGAGGGCAACATCGACCCGCGTACGGTCCAGGGTTCTGGCGACGTGAAGTATCACCTCGGTGCCGAGGGCGAGTACGTCTCGGAGTTCGGCGACCGGATCAACGTCTCGGTGGCCGCCAACCCGTCCCATCTCGAGGCCGTCGACCCGGTGCTGGAGGGCATCGCACGCGCCAAACAGGACGTGCTCAACAAGGGCTCCGAATACCCGGTGTTGCCGCTGCTCATCCACGGTGACGCGGCCTTCGCGGGCCAAGGGGTCGTGGCCGAGACGCTCAACCTGTCGCAACTGCGCGGCTACCGCACCGGCGGCACGATCCACGTCGTCGTCAACAACCAGGTCGGTTTCACGACCTCCCCCGGCTCGTCGCGTTCGTCGCTCTACTGCACCGACGTGGCCCGGATGGTGCAGGCGCCGATCTTCCACGTCAACGGTGATGACCCGGAGGCTTGTGTCCGGGTCGCGGCGCTCGCGTTCGAGTTCCGTCAGGCGTTCAACAAGGATGTCGTGATCGACCTGGTCTGCTACCGCAGGCGCGGACACAACGAGGGCGACGACCCGTCCTACACCCAGCCGCTGATGTATGACCTGATCGAGCAGAAGCGTTCCGTACGCAAGCTCTACACCGAGTCGCTCATCGGTCGTGGCGACATCACGATCGAAGAGGCCGAGACCGTGCTGCGCGACTATCAGCAGCAACTTGAGCGGGTCTTCACCGAGGTACGCGAGGCCAACACTCAACCGTCCTCGTGGACGACCGTGCCCGACTACCCCGAGAAACTCGGCGGCGACACCACCACCGCGGTCGCCCCCGAGGTGCTCAAGCGGATCTCGGATGCGTACACCAGCCCGCCCGAGGGTTTCACGGTGCACCCGAAGGTGATGCCACAGTTGCAGCGCCGCGCCGCGTCGATCACCGACGGCCCGATCGACTGGGGCACCGGGGAGATTCTGGCGCTCGGTTCGCTGCTGATGGAGGGGCGTCCCGTACGCCTGGCGGGTCAGGACTCGCGTCGTGGCACCTTCGTGCAGCGCTTCGCGACCATCATCGACCGCGTCAACGCCGACGAGTGGACTCCGCTGGCCAATCTCAGCGAGGACCAGGCGAAGTTCTTCGTCTACGACTCGTTGCTGTCGGAGTACGCCGCTCTCGGTTTCGAGTACGGCTACAGCGTGGCGCGACCCGATGCCCTGGTGCTGTGGGAGGCGCAGTTCGGCGACTTCGTCAACGGCGCACAGACCATCATCGACGAGTTCATCACCTCCGGTGAGACCAAGTGGCGCCAGCAGTCCGGTGTCGTGATGTTGCTGCCGCACGGGTACGAGGGACAAGGCCCCGACCACTCGTCGGCGCGGATCGAGCGCTTCATGACGATGTGTGCCGATGATGCGTTCGTCGTGGCTCAGCCGTCGACTCCGGCGTCGCACTTCCATCTGTTGCGCCGCCACTCGTTGGGCGAGGAGCACAAGCCCCTGATCATCTTCACTCCCAAGTCGATGCTCAAGCGCAAGGAGGCCGCATCGCAGCCCAGCGACTTCACCGAGGGCGAGTTCCGACCGGTCATCGGCGACGGTGTCGCGGACCCGGCCGAGGTCGAGGTGCTGTTGTTGTGCTCGGGTCGGATCACCTGGGACCTGATGGTCGAGCGCGGCAAGCGCGAGGACGGCGGCAAGTTCGCGGTGGCTCGGGTCGAGCAACTCTACCCCTGGCCGTTGGAGGAGTTGAAGGCCGAACTGGGCCGCTACCCCAACCTCAAGCAGATCCGCTGGGTGCAGGACGAGCCGTTCAACATGGGGCCGTGGCCCAACTACGCGGTCAACGTCTGGCCGGCTCTCGACGTGGAGGTCGAAGGCATCACGCGCGCCGCCTCGTCCTCGCCGTCGGTGGGCACCCTCAAGCGGCACACCGAGGAGCAGAAGGACCTGCTCGCTCGTGCCTTCGCGGCGACCGCCGACGAGACGCGCGACGACTACTGA
- a CDS encoding DUF6104 family protein, with product MYFTDRGIEELHKRRGDEEVNLAWVADRLQDFTDQHPEFETAIERLATWLAREDDPED from the coding sequence ATGTACTTCACCGATCGCGGCATCGAGGAGTTGCACAAGCGCCGTGGCGATGAAGAGGTCAACCTGGCCTGGGTCGCGGATCGGTTGCAGGACTTCACCGATCAGCACCCCGAGTTCGAGACCGCCATCGAGCGCCTGGCCACCTGGCTGGCGCGCGAGGACGACCCCGAGGACTGA